One stretch of Callospermophilus lateralis isolate mCalLat2 chromosome 11, mCalLat2.hap1, whole genome shotgun sequence DNA includes these proteins:
- the Krt26 gene encoding keratin, type I cytoskeletal 26, with product MSFPLSSGSRRSCSRAGSVRLSRGEASFVADNVCAGSLGAGSSFSGTLGGVSSGGSFCNGGGGSGSHVSTGFLGNECSLLSGNEKVTMQNLNDRLASYLDHVHALEQANADLEQKIESWYEKYGPGCCRGLDHDCSRYLSVIEDLKKQIVSVTTSNASIIIQNDNARLTADDFRLKYENELALHQSVEADTNGLRRVLEELALGTTDLEIQCETLGEELTYLQKTHEEEMGDLRHASGGNVNVEVNAAPGVDLTVMLNNMRAEYEELAEQNRKDIEAWFNEKSASLQQQISDDAGATTAARNELTELKRNLQTLEIELQSLTAMKHSYECSLAETEGNYCVQLQQIQDQIGAMEEQLQQIRTETEGQKLEHEQLLDLKVFLEKEIETYCNLLDGEERRSTPTCYKAKGCRPGNQIKDSKEEVFVKTVVEELDQLGNVVSLRVHSIEEKSSKISNITMEQRVPSKAS from the exons ATGTCTTTCCCATTGTCTAGCGGATCCAGGCGGTCCTGCTCCCGAGCTGGTTCTGTCAGGCTGTCCCGTGGAGAGGCGAGCTTTGTGGCTGACAATGTGTGTGCTGGGTCCTTGGGAGCAGGAAGCAGCTTTTCTGGTACGCTTGGGGGCGTTTCTTCTGGAGGAAGCTTCTGCAACGGTGGTGGGGGGTCTGGAAGCCACGTTAGCACTGGTTTTCTTGGAAATGAGTGCAGCCTTCTCTCTGGGAACGAGAAGGTGACCATGCAGAACCTCAACGACCGCCTGGCCTCTTACCTGGACCACGTGCACGCTCTGGAGCAGGCGAACGCAGACCTAGAGCAGAAGATCGAGAGCTGGTATGAGAAGTATGGGCCTGGCTGTTGTCGGGGTCTTGATCATGACTGCAGCAGATATTTGTCAGTCATTGAAGACCTCAAAAAGCAG ATTGTTTCTGTGACCACAAGTAATGCcagcatcattatacaaaatgacAATGCCAGGCTGACTGCTGATGACTTCAGACTGAA GTATGAAAACGAGCTTGCCCTGCACCAGAGTGTTGAGGCGGACACCAACGGTCTCCGCAGAGTGTTGGAGGAGCTGGCCCTGGGCACAACAGACCTGGAGATTCAGTGTGAGACCCTGGGAGAGGAACTGACATACCTCCAAAAAACTCATGAGGAG GAAATGGGAGACCTGCGACATGCATCAGGAGGCAACGTGAATGTGGAGGTCAACGCAGCCCCAGGAGTGGACCTGACTGTTATGCTGAACAACATGAGGGCTGAGTATGAGGAACTGGCTGAACAGAACCGTAAAGACATCGAGGCCTGGTTTAATGAGAAG AGTGCATCATTGCAACAGCAGATTTCAGATGATGCAGGAGCAaccacagcagccagaaatgaGCTGACGGAACTGAAGCGCAACCTACAAACCCTGGAAATAGAACTTCAGTCCCTTACGGCTATG AAACATTCCTATGAATGCTCCCTGGCTGAGACCGAAGGAAACTACTGCGTTCAGCTCCAGCAGATCCAGGATCAGATCGGGGCAATGGAGGAGCAGCTACAGCAGATTCGAACGGAAACGGAAGGCCAGAAGCTGGAGCATGAACAGCTTCTCGATCTCAAAGTATTTTTGGAGAAAGAAATTGAGACATATTGCAACTTACTAGACGGAGAAGAAAG AAGGAGCACACCCACGTGTTACAAAGCAAAAGGGTGCAGACCTGGGAATCAAATCAAAG ACTCAAAAGAAGAAGTGTTTGTCAAAACGGTGGTTGAAGAACTCGATCAACTTGGCAATGTGGTTTCACTGAGAGTCCACTCCATAGAAGAAAAATCTTCTAAGATAAGCAACATTACAATGGAGCAACGAGTACCTTCTAAAGCatcataa
- the Krt25 gene encoding keratin, type I cytoskeletal 25, translating into MSLRLSSGSRRSGTRPSTGSLRLSSGAASFGAGNACGIPGIGSGFSCAFGGSSSGGNAGTGNPCAGFTMNEGGLLSGNEKVTMQNLNDRLASYLDNVRALEEANADLEQKIKGWYEKFGPGSCRGLDHDYSRYFPIIEDLKNQIIASTTSNANAVLQIDNARLTADDFRLKYENELALHQSVEADVNGLRRVLDEITLCRTDLEIQYETLSEELTYLKKNHKEEMQALQCAAGGNVNVEMNAAPGVDLTVLLNNMRAEYEALAEQNRRDAEAWFNEKSASLQQQISEDVGATTSARNELTEMKRTLQTLEIELQSLLATKQSLECSLTETEGNYCTQLAQIQAQIGALEEQLHQVRTETEGQKLEYEQLLDLKVHLEKEIETYCLLIGGDDGACKSGGYKSKDYGSGNMGNQIKDPAKAIVVKKVLEEVDQRSKILTTRLHSLEEKSQSN; encoded by the exons ATGTCTCTTCGACTTTCCAGCGGATCCAGGAGGTCCGGTACCCGTCCCAGCACCGGATCGCTCAGGCTCTCCAGTGGGGCGGCCAGTTTCGGGGCTGGGAATGCATGCGGTATTCCAGGCATTGGAAGTGGTTTCTCTTGCGCCTTTGGGGGCAGTTCATCAGGAGGAAACGCAGGGACAGGCAACCCCTGCGCTGGCTTCACTATGAATGAGGGGGGCCTCCTGTCTGGCAACGAGAAGGTGACCATGCAGAACCTCAACGACCGCCTGGCGTCCTACCTGGATAACGTGCGCGCTCTGGAGGAGGCCAACGCCGACCTGGAGCAGAAGATCAAGGGCTGGTATGAGAAATTCGGGCCCGGTTCTTGCCGGGGTCTCGATCACGACTACAGTAGATACTTCCCAATCATTGAGGATCTTAAAAATCAG ATCATCGCTTCCACCACCAGCAATGCTAATGCTGTCCTACAGATCGATAACGCCAGACTGACAGCTGATGATTTTAGACTCAA gtaTGAAAATGAGCTGGCTCTTCACCAGAGTGTAGAGGCTGATGTCAATGGGTTACGCAGAGTTTTGGATGAAATAACCCTGTGCAGAACTGACCTGGAGATTCAGTATGAAACCCTGAGTGAGGAGCTGACTTACCTCAAGAAGAACCATAAGGAG GAAATGCAGGCTCTGCAGTGCGCGGCGGGAGGCAACGTGAACGTGGAGATGAACGCCGCCCCCGGGGTGGACCTCACGGTGCTGCTGAACAACATGCGAGCCGAGTACGAGGCCCTGGCGGAGCAGAACCGCCGGGACGCCGAGGCCTGGTTCAACGAAAAG AgcgcttctctgcagcagcagatcTCTGAGGATGTGGGAGCCACAACCTCCGCCCGGAACGAGCTGACCGAAATGAAGCGCACTCTCCAGACCCTGGAAATCGAACTGCAGTCGCTCTTAGCCACG AAACAGTCCCTGGAGTGCTCCTTGACAGAGACTGAAGGCAACTACTGCACGCAGCTGGCGCaaatccaggctcagattggggccCTGGAAGAGCAGCTGCACCAGGTCAGGACTGAGACCGAGGGCCAGAAACTGGAGTATGAGCAGCTCCTGGACCTCAAGGTCCACCTGGAGAAGGAGATTGAGACCTACTGCCTCCTCATTGGCGGAGATGATGG GGCCTGTAAGTCTGGAGGTTACAAATCTAAAGATTATGGATCTGGAAACATGGGAAATCAAATCAAAG ATCCAGCCAAAGCCATTGTAGTTAAGAAAGTTCTTGAGGAGGTCGATCAACGCAGCAAAATCCTAACCACCAGGCTCCACTCCCTGGAAGAAAAATCTCAAAGCAATTAA